A window from Apium graveolens cultivar Ventura unplaced genomic scaffold, ASM990537v1 ctg8434, whole genome shotgun sequence encodes these proteins:
- the LOC141704933 gene encoding uncharacterized protein LOC141704933 — MASEKGKCTLDLNTPSGEVKRKRGRPLKSQATRNLVLSPGSAGSSLSVMGAVSSPPAMSAVSSMPMRVAVVSPPVPRAISELQPAFNLSPSAENSVRGQVGEAVIVYGPRGQFQILSLTGSFTVAETGMGRCRTGGVSVSLACPDGHVIGGAVAGPLVPEAFTYAC; from the exons ATGGCATCTGAGAAGGGAAAGTGTACCCTAGACCTGAACACCCCCAGCGGGGAGGTAAAAAGAAAGAGGGGAAGGCCCCTAAAGTCTCAAGCAACAAGAAATTTGGTGCTGTCTCCTGGGAGTGCTGGTTCTTCCCTGTCAGTGATGGGTGCTGTATCTTCACCCCCAGCGATGAGTGCTGTTTCATCAATGCCCATGAGAGTTGCTGTTGTTTCACCGCCGGTACCACGGGCTATTTCCGAACTACAGCCAGCATTCAACTTGTCTCCCTCAGCTGAAAATTCTGTCCGGGGCCAGGTGGGCGAGGCCGTGATCGTGTACGGCCCCAGG GGTCAGTTTCAAATCTTGTCTTTGACTGGCTCATTTACTGTGGCTGAAACTGGAATGGGGAGATGTAGAACAGGTGGTGTCAGTGTATCGCTAGCATGTCCCGACGGCCATGTCATAGGAGGTGCCGTGGCTGGCCCGCTAGTTCCAGAGGCCTTCACCTACGCTtgttga